The proteins below are encoded in one region of Triticum aestivum cultivar Chinese Spring chromosome 1B, IWGSC CS RefSeq v2.1, whole genome shotgun sequence:
- the LOC123105723 gene encoding F-box/LRR-repeat protein At4g14103 isoform X1 — protein MNDAAAVTSEKRRREEPLAAGAAASASKMRRRDKPEPQEAPASADDEDATLDRISELPADILGSILSLLPTKEAARTAVLSSAWRDTWRSAPLNLAVDDDLAGQERNRITAVSEILASHRGPVRRLSLDTIRLGRDRFARFDGWFRSPALDGLEELNFYGDGTQPRLPPPRPLPLPPSALRFGPTLRAASIGGCDFPQIDAAPVLSFPKLKRLKLYDVCISEAALHGLLAGCTVLERLHLQDIYGFSTVRIISPTLRCIGVSVCPMNEEHTFQELVIEDAPCLERMMQVGPVVPGKIKVIAAPKLTVLGYVSTEMHKLLIGTLILKENIPIPFTGSACTVKILVLGPSSSNGEAFVEFLRCFPCLEKLCIQSYLEKVRESGTLVDPINCLDLHLREIVLNGYRGNKRNVNFAKFFILNARVLKVMKFGVSGNCDEKWISNQREQLHLDNRASTDAQFYFGRDDVTYPFYIGRDYVPYPFFYNEHIYGLQSDGDRKKLPEGSSALQQKVVRAHDAARAAPAGGLPILFFQY, from the exons atgaacgATGCGGCGGCGGTCACATCCGAGAAGCGGAGGCGGGAAGAGCCtctggcggcgggggcggcggcttcCGCATCGAAGATGCGGCGGCGGGATAAGCCGGAACCGCAGGAGGCCCCGGCGAGCGCGGACGACGAGGATGCGACCCTCGACCGCATCAGCGAGCTCCCCGCCGACATCCTAGGCAGCATCCTCTCGCTCCTCCCCACCAAGGAAGCCGCGCGGACAGCCGTTCTGTCCTCCGCGTGGCGCGACACCTGGCGATCCGCCCCGCTCAACCTCGCCGTCGACGACGACCTCGCCGGGCAAGAGCGCAACCGCATCACCGCCGTCTCCGAGATCCTCGCCTCCCACCGCGGCCCCGTCCGCCGCCTCTCCCTTGACACCATCCGCCTCGGCCGCGACCGCTTCGCCAGGTTCGACGGCTGGTTCCGGTCCCCCGCCCTCGATGGGCTCGAGGAGCTCAACTTCTACGGAGACGGCACTCAGCCGCGGCTGCCTCCGCCGCGCCCGCTTCCCCTGCCGCCGTCTGCGCTCCGCTTCGGCCCCACGCTGCGCGCCGCCAGCATCGGCGGCTGCGATTTTCCCCAGATTGATGCGGCCCCTGTGCTCAGCTTCCCTAAGTTGAAGCGGCTCAAGCTCTACGATGTCTGCATCTCGGAGGCGGCCCTCCACGGCCTTCTTGCTGGCTGCACTGTGCTTGAGAGGCTTCATCTTCAGGACATTTACGGGTTCAGCACCGTCCGGATCATCTCGCCGACTCTCCGATGCATTGGTGTCTCTGTATGCCCGATGAACGAAGAACATACATTCCAGGAGCTTGTCATTGAGGATGCACCCTGCCTCGAAAGGATGATGCAAGTTGGTCCAGTGGTTCCAGGAAAAATCAAGGTCATTGCAGCGCCGAAACTGACGGTACTGGGGTACGTATCAACCGAAATGCACAAACTTTTGATCGGGACCCTAATTCTTAAG GAAAATATCCCCATCCCGTTCACTGGGTCGGCATGTACAGTGAAGATTTTGGTTCTGGGACCTAGCAGCTCTAATGGGGAGGCATTTGTTGAATTCCTTAGGTGCTTTCCCTGCTTGGAGAAGCTGTGCATTCAG TCATATCTGGAGAAAGTTCGGGAAAGTGGCACACTTGTCGATCCTATCAACTGCCTTGATCTGCATCTCAGAGAAATAGTACTGAACGGCTATCGAGGCAATAAACGCAATGTTAACTTCGCCAAGTTCTTTATTTTGAATGCAAGGGTGCTCAAGGTAATGAAATTTGGTGTGTCTGGTAACTGCGACGAGAAATGGATTTCTAATCAGCGCGAGCAGCTACACCTGGATAACAGAGCTTCTACAGATGCACAGTTTTATTTCGGAAGAGATGATGTTACTTACCCTTTTTATATCGGAAGAGATTATGTTCCTTACCCTTTTTTCTACAACGAGCATATATATG GTTTGCAGAGTGATGGCGATAGGAAGAAACTGCCGGAGGGATCGTCGGCGCTTCAACAGAAGGTGGTGCGAGCTCATGATGCAGCGCGCGCCGCGCCGGCTGGTGGTCTGCCGATCCTTTTTTTTCA GTACTAA
- the LOC123105723 gene encoding F-box/LRR-repeat protein At4g14103 isoform X2, whose translation MNDAAAVTSEKRRREEPLAAGAAASASKMRRRDKPEPQEAPASADDEDATLDRISELPADILGSILSLLPTKEAARTAVLSSAWRDTWRSAPLNLAVDDDLAGQERNRITAVSEILASHRGPVRRLSLDTIRLGRDRFARFDGWFRSPALDGLEELNFYGDGTQPRLPPPRPLPLPPSALRFGPTLRAASIGGCDFPQIDAAPVLSFPKLKRLKLYDVCISEAALHGLLAGCTVLERLHLQDIYGFSTVRIISPTLRCIGVSVCPMNEEHTFQELVIEDAPCLERMMQVGPVVPGKIKVIAAPKLTVLGYVSTEMHKLLIGTLILKENIPIPFTGSACTVKILVLGPSSSNGEAFVEFLRCFPCLEKLCIQSYLEKVRESGTLVDPINCLDLHLREIVLNGYRGNKRNVNFAKFFILNARVLKVMKFGVSGNCDEKWISNQREQLHLDNRASTDAQFYFGRDDVTYPFYIGRDYVPYPFFYNEHIYGLQSDGDRKKLPEGSSALQQKVVRAHDAARAAPAGGLPILFFQ comes from the exons atgaacgATGCGGCGGCGGTCACATCCGAGAAGCGGAGGCGGGAAGAGCCtctggcggcgggggcggcggcttcCGCATCGAAGATGCGGCGGCGGGATAAGCCGGAACCGCAGGAGGCCCCGGCGAGCGCGGACGACGAGGATGCGACCCTCGACCGCATCAGCGAGCTCCCCGCCGACATCCTAGGCAGCATCCTCTCGCTCCTCCCCACCAAGGAAGCCGCGCGGACAGCCGTTCTGTCCTCCGCGTGGCGCGACACCTGGCGATCCGCCCCGCTCAACCTCGCCGTCGACGACGACCTCGCCGGGCAAGAGCGCAACCGCATCACCGCCGTCTCCGAGATCCTCGCCTCCCACCGCGGCCCCGTCCGCCGCCTCTCCCTTGACACCATCCGCCTCGGCCGCGACCGCTTCGCCAGGTTCGACGGCTGGTTCCGGTCCCCCGCCCTCGATGGGCTCGAGGAGCTCAACTTCTACGGAGACGGCACTCAGCCGCGGCTGCCTCCGCCGCGCCCGCTTCCCCTGCCGCCGTCTGCGCTCCGCTTCGGCCCCACGCTGCGCGCCGCCAGCATCGGCGGCTGCGATTTTCCCCAGATTGATGCGGCCCCTGTGCTCAGCTTCCCTAAGTTGAAGCGGCTCAAGCTCTACGATGTCTGCATCTCGGAGGCGGCCCTCCACGGCCTTCTTGCTGGCTGCACTGTGCTTGAGAGGCTTCATCTTCAGGACATTTACGGGTTCAGCACCGTCCGGATCATCTCGCCGACTCTCCGATGCATTGGTGTCTCTGTATGCCCGATGAACGAAGAACATACATTCCAGGAGCTTGTCATTGAGGATGCACCCTGCCTCGAAAGGATGATGCAAGTTGGTCCAGTGGTTCCAGGAAAAATCAAGGTCATTGCAGCGCCGAAACTGACGGTACTGGGGTACGTATCAACCGAAATGCACAAACTTTTGATCGGGACCCTAATTCTTAAG GAAAATATCCCCATCCCGTTCACTGGGTCGGCATGTACAGTGAAGATTTTGGTTCTGGGACCTAGCAGCTCTAATGGGGAGGCATTTGTTGAATTCCTTAGGTGCTTTCCCTGCTTGGAGAAGCTGTGCATTCAG TCATATCTGGAGAAAGTTCGGGAAAGTGGCACACTTGTCGATCCTATCAACTGCCTTGATCTGCATCTCAGAGAAATAGTACTGAACGGCTATCGAGGCAATAAACGCAATGTTAACTTCGCCAAGTTCTTTATTTTGAATGCAAGGGTGCTCAAGGTAATGAAATTTGGTGTGTCTGGTAACTGCGACGAGAAATGGATTTCTAATCAGCGCGAGCAGCTACACCTGGATAACAGAGCTTCTACAGATGCACAGTTTTATTTCGGAAGAGATGATGTTACTTACCCTTTTTATATCGGAAGAGATTATGTTCCTTACCCTTTTTTCTACAACGAGCATATATATG GTTTGCAGAGTGATGGCGATAGGAAGAAACTGCCGGAGGGATCGTCGGCGCTTCAACAGAAGGTGGTGCGAGCTCATGATGCAGCGCGCGCCGCGCCGGCTGGTGGTCTGCCGATCCTTTTTTTTCAGTAA